The genomic region ACTCAGAAACCCTGCCTACCGGGACAACTTCGCCAGCGTTTCCCGCTCGGCACCAATGGTGGTGCTCTCGCCGTGACCGGTCCGGACCACCGTGTCCTCCGGCAGCGTCAGCAGCCGATCGCGGATGGAGGCCAGGATGGTCGGGTAATCGCTGTAGGAGCGCCCCGTCGCACCCGGTCCACCGTTGAAGAGCGTGTCCCCGGTGAACACCGTTCCCTCGCTTTCGAGGTAAAAGCAGGTGGAGCCCGGGGAATGCCCCGGGGTGTGGATGGCCAACAGCGCGGTGCCGCCCACCTCGAACACGTCACCGTCGCCGTGGTACCGGTCCGGTTCCGTATCCGGGTAAGCCTGCTTCCAGAGGACCAGGTCCTCCGGGTTCAGGTGGATCGGGGCGCCCAGTGCCTCTGCCACCTCGCGGGCGGCACCGATGTGGTCGTTGTGCGCATGGGTCAGCAGGATGGCCAGGACCTTCCGGCCGCGCACCTGGTTGATGATGGCTGCCGCATCATGCGGTGAGTCGATGATGACGCACTCATAGTCGTTGCCCACGATCCAAACGTTGTTGTCCACGTCCCAGGTGCCCCCGTCGAGCGAAAAAATGCCCGAGGTGACAAGGTTTTCGATGGTGACTGTCATGAGAGCTCCTTCAGAGACTGTATTTCAACGACCGAGCGCAGGACCTTGCCGTCATGCATTTTGGCGAAGGCTTCCTCCACCTGGTCGATCGTGATGCGCTCCGTGACGAAAGCGTCCAGGTCCAGGTTGCCCAGCTTGTAGTGCGCCACGAGCATCGGGAAGTCCCGGGACGGCAGGCAGTCCCCGTACCAGGAGGACTTCAGCGACCCGCCCCGGCCAAAGACGTCCAGCAGCGGCAGCTCAAGCTTCGCGCCCGGCGTCGGCACGCCCACCAACACCACACGGCCGGCGAGGTCCCTGGCGTAGAACGCCTGCCTGTACGTCTCGGGGCGTCCCACCGCGTCGATTACGACGTCGGCACCATTACCCCCGGTCAGCGACCGGATGGCTTCGACCGGGTCCTCCCTGCTGGAGTCCACGCCGTGCGTCGCGCCCAGAGACCTGGCCATCTCGACCTTGTTCGCGTCGATATCCACCGCGATGATCGTCGTCGCGCCGGCCAGCTTGGCCCCGGCGATCGCGGCGATGCCCACGCCGCCGCAGCCGATCACGGCCACCGATTCGCCACGCTTGACCTCACCGGTGTTGATGGCGGCGCCGATGCCCGCCATCACACCGCAGCCGAGCAGCCCGACGGCCGCTGCATCAGCGTCCTCGTCAACCCTGGTGCACTGCCCGGCCGCGACCAGCGTCTTCTCCGCGAACGCGCCGATGCCCAGCGCAGCCGAGAGCTCCGTCCCGTCCTCCAGGGTCATCTTCTGCGTTGCATTGTGCGTGTTGAAGCAGTACTGCGGCTCACCCTTGGCGCACGCCCGGCATTCGCCGCACACCGCCCGCCAGTTCAGGATCACCCGGTCCCCCGGCCGAATCTGCGTGACATCGGACCCCACAGCGCTGACCACACCCGTGGCCTCGTGCCCCAGCAGGTAGGGGAAGTCGTCGCCGATGCCGCCCTGCTTATAGTGCAGGTCCGTGTGGCAGACCCCGCACGTGAGAATGTCCACCAGGGCCTCCCCCGGCCCCGGATCCGGGACCAGGATTGTCTCCAGCGAAACCGGGGCATTCTTCTCCCTGGCGATGACTGCCTGTACTTTGTGGACCATTATTCCTGTGTTCCTTTCCTGGATCCGGCCGGATCCGGTATCGGCACGAGGTGCCAATCTAACTAACGCGTTGGGGTTCCTGGTCCTCGGTTGCGCGGTCCCCTATACGGCGATCAGTGACTGAAGATCCCGGTTACGCCTTGGTTCCCCGTTGCACGTGAACGTCATGTCGGTTTCCTGGTGCATTTTGGAGGTATCAAGACTGCGGACGGTTTCGCCGAAGACTTCGTCGGGGTCCAGGCGGCGGAGCTCCTCGGCGAGGCAGTCCTTGAGGCTGCGGCGGGGCAGGGAGATCCGCTGTGCGGGCTGGCCGGGCTGGGTCAGTTCCGCGATGGTCAGTCCGGGCCGGAAGAGCTGGATGTCGCCGCCTGGCCGGGTGAGGCGGACGCGGCGGATGCCGGTGCCGGCCGGGTCCGCGACGATCGTCACGGGGACATCCAGGGCCAGGGTGAGCCAGGCCGCGAGCAGGATGGTGGAGGGGGAGTCCGAGGCCCCTTCGACGGCGACGGCGGTGACCGGTGAGTCGTCGACCTGGTCCAGGACCGCGGCGAGCTGGATGCGCCAGTTGGTCAGGCGGGTCCAGGCGAGGTCCGTGTCGCCGGCCTTGTACGTGGCCCGGATGTTTTCCAGCGCCGCGACCGGGTCGGCCTCGTTGGCCGAGTCGGTGATCCGGCGGTGCGCGATGCTCCCGATCGAGGTCTGGCAGGCGTTCCGGGGGGCGCCGTGCGGCCACCAGGCCACGATCGGGGCGTCCGGGAGCAGCAGGGCCGCGACCAGGGATTCGCTTTCCTCGGCGAGTTCGCCGTAGCCGCGCAGCAGGATGACCTCGGAGGCCCCGGCGTCGCCGCCGACCCGGATCTGGGCGTCCAGCCGGGTCGGGGCGGAGGCCCCGGCGTCGGCGAGGACGATGATCCGGCACGGGTGTTCGCGGCTGGCCTCGTTGGCGGCCTCGATGGCCTCCTCCTCGAGCCCGGAGCGGGTGACGACCACGAGGGTCAGCACCCGGCCCAGGGCGATCACGCCGCCCTGCTCGCGCAGGGCCATGATCTTCTTGGAGATCTTGGAGGTGGTGGTGTCGGGAAGATCTACGATCATGGCCTTCTCCAGGTTCGTCCGTCGCGGGCAAGGAGTTCATCGGCCGAGGCCGGGCCCCAGCTGCCGGGCCGGTACGGCTCGGGCTGTTCGGGCAGGGACGCCCAGTAGTCCTCGAACGGGTCAAGGATCTTCCAGGACAGCTCGACCTCGGCGTGGCGGGGGAACAGCGGGGGCTCGCCGAGGAGCACGTCGAGGATGAGGCGTTCGTACGCTTCGGGGCTGGACTCGGTGAAGGAGTGGCCGTAGCCGAAGTCCATGGTGACGTCGCGGACCTCCATCTGGGTGCCCGGGACCTTGGACCCGAACCGGATGGTGGCGCCCTCGTCGGGCTGGACCCGGATGACCACGGCGTTCTGGCCGAAGTCGTCCTCGCTGTGGTCGCGGAACAGCAGGTTGGGTGCGCGTTTGAACACGACGGCGATTTCCGTCACCCGGCGCCCCAGCCGCTTGCCGGCGCGCAGGTAGAACGGCACGCCGGACCAGCGGCGGGTGTTGATGTCCACCCGGATCGCGGCGAACGTCTCGGTCTTCGAATCGGCCGGGATGCCTTCTTCCTCCAGGTAGCCCAGGACCTCCTCGCCGCCCTGCCAGCCGCCGGTGAACTGGCCGCGGGCGGAGTGGGTGGAGAGATCGTGCGGGAGCCTGACGGCGGCGAGGACCTTTTCCTTCTCCGCCCGCAGGTCATCGGCGTTGAAGGAGATCGGCTCCTCCATGGCCGTCAGGGCCAGGAGCTGGAGCAGGTGGTTCTGGATGACGTCGCGGGCCGCGCCCACGCCGTCGTAGTAGCCCGCCCGGCCGCCGGTGCCGATGTCCTCGGCCATGGTGATCTGGACGTGGTCCACATAGTTGGCGTTCCAGAGCGGCTCGAAGAGCTGGTTCGCGAAGCGCAGCGCCAGGATGTTCTGCACCGTCTCCTTGCCCAGGTAGTGGTCGATCCGGAACACCGCGTCCGGCGGGAACACCGACTCGACGATGTCGTTGAGCTGCCGGGCCGACTCCAGGTCGTGCCCGAACGGCTTCTCGATCACCACCCGGCGCCACTTGTCGCCCTCGGCCTGCGCCAGGCCGTGCTTGGAGAGCTGGCGGCAGACCTGCTCGAAGGCCTTCGGCGGGATCGAGAGGTAGAACGCGTGGTTGCCGCGGGTCCCGCGCTGCTCGTCGAGCTCATCGATCGTTTCGGACAATCGCTTGAACGCCTCGTCGTCGTCGAACTCGCCCTGCACGAAGCGGATGCCCTCGGAGAGCTGCTTCCAGACCGTTTCATCGAACGGGGTCCGGGCGTAGGCCTTGACGGACTCCTTGACCTCCGCAGCGAAGTCCTCGTTCTCCCACTTCCGGCGGGCAAAGCCCACCAGGGCGAAGCTCGGCGGCAGCAGCCCGCGGTTGGCGAGGTCATACACCGCCGGCATGAGCTTCTTGCGGGCGAGATCCCCGGTCACCCCGAACAGGACCAGCGAAGACGGTCCGGCGATACGGTTCAGACGGCGGTCACGAGGCTCCCGGAGCGGATTACGCCCGGACTTGTGCCCGGGCCTCGCGCTTGATTCGACGCTGGTAAGTGACATGGTGGCTTCTAACTTTCGACAGGGCATTTGCGGCCGCGGACCGGCGGTTAGGAGAGGATCTGCTCGCGGGTCTCACCGTAGGGAACGGTGTCGCTGAGGGCGAGCGTGTAACGGCTGGGAGTATGGCGGGTGACTAGAATGCCGGAGTAGCAGTGGGGCCTGGCTACCTGCCGGAGGGTGGCCTCGGCATCGTCGAGCAACTCGTAAAGACGGCTTGGCTCGGTAACAACTACTTCTACGTTGTGTGTGGCCTGACTACGCATGATGAACGGTTCCTTCCCATGGGTTTAAGTGCGCCCATGCGCCAACCCCACTTCATTGGGGTGTTGTTTTCTTGGAATTGGATTCAGGACTGAACCGTACTGCCCGCAGTGACGGATCTCCGCGGGCAGTACAGAAAAAGACATTCCGGGCTGCAGCCCCCAATCACAAGGTCCTGCAGCCCGGAGGTGGCGTCTCGCAGCCGTTGGGAGTGCGGGACGTCACCGTCAACCGGCTGGTTAGTTGATGGCTGCGCGGAGCTGCTTGGCGGCCAGGGCGGGGTCGGCTGCACCGTAGATGGCGCCGCCGGCGACGGCGACGTCGGCGCCTGCCTTCTGGACGTCTGCGATGGTGGCGAGCTTCACGCCGCCGGCGACGGAGAACGGAACGCGGGCTTCTGCGCCGGCGCGGAGCAGACCGTTCAGGTCGAAGCCGGGCTTGGCCTGCTCGTCCAGGCCGGCGTGCATCTCGACGAACTTCGCACCCAGGGCGCGGACTTCCTTGGCGCGGGTGACCTTGTCGGCGACACCGATGAGGTCCACGACGATGCCCTTGTTGTGGGCCTTGGCGGCCTTGACGGCGCCGGCGATGGTGGAGTCGTCGGCTGCACCGAGCACGGTGACCAGGTCGGCGCCGGCCTTGAAGGCGATGTCGGCTTCAAGTTCACCGGCGTCCATCGTCTTCAGGTCAGCGAAGACAACCTTGTCCGGGTGGGCGTTCTTGATCGCGGTGATGACGGAGAGGCCTTCGGCCTTGATCAGCGGCGTACCGAGTTCGATGATATCCACGAATTCGGCAACCTGGCCGGCGAGTTCGAGGGCGGCTTCGGTGGTCAGGAGGTCGATAGCAACTTGGAGCTTCATGATGGTGTTTTCTTTCTGTTGGGCAACGCGGTGGGTGTTGAAAATTGAGTGGACACTACGGTGGGTGAGATTTGCGCCCCGGTTATTCGAGGTTGGCGTGCCGGAGCCAGAGCTCTTCGGCGGGCACATCGGTGTTGTCCCACAGCGACTGGAAGAGAGCCTCGGTGGCGAGGAACAGCACCTGCTCGAACAGGGACCCCGAGTACTGGCGGGAAACGCTGGAGCCGTGGTCGGTCTTCTGCGCGGCCGGAATGATCACCAGGGCGTCGGCCAGTCCGGCGAGCGGTGAACTCGCGTTGGTGGTGAACGCGGCAATCCGCGCTCCCGCCTTCGCCGCTGTTTCGGCTGACTTGACCACTCCCGAGGTCGTCCCCGATCCGGAGGCCACCAGGAGCAGGTCACCGGAAGCGATTGCGGGAGTGGTGGTGTCACCGGCGATGTGGACATTCAGGCCCAGGTGCATCAGCCTCATGGCGGCCATCCGCAGGACCAGGCCGCTCCGGCCCGCGCCGGCGACGAACACCCGGCCCGGCTGGCTGAGATGACGAGCCAGGTCGGCAATCTGCTGTTCATCAATCTTGGCCGCTGTGTCCGCGATCTCGTCCCGGACGAGAGAAAGATTCCGGACAATGTCATCTGTGCTGCTGTACCCGGTGCGAACCGCACCTGCTGTCGTAGTCACGATGTTTCCCCTTCTATTCGGTCGTTGGCCTGTAGCAGCCGGACGACGCTTTTCTGGTTGATGTCCATACTCCCGAAGCGAAGGGGCGGGGGTAACACTGTTTTCTGACGGTTCTGACTACACTTTAGGATGGGTTTAGTCGCAGGCCGTCCGCTGAGGCAGCGTCCATCTTCTGGATAGCCAGGACGGCGGCAGCCCTGGCGGGAAGATCTGGATGACTGGACGGAGGTCTATCTCCTGAAGGCCTCAGTTTTGAAGGATTTATTGCATAGACTCTGAAGTACCAGTTAAGTCCACTACCAGGTACGGACCGGACTGCTTGTTACTGACCGACCCCTTAGCCCATTTTCCGGAGCGCAGACTTTTGGCCTCGCCGTCCTCATTCCAGTCCCAGATATATCGGTCCCTGCCGGAAATCGAGAGGGCCGATGCGATTGTGGACAGAATTACCAAGGCCATCGGCCTTGGGCTGCTCAAAGTAGGTGAACGCTTGCCCCCCGAAGCGGCACTCTCGGAAATGTTTGGGGTTGGCGGCGCGACTCTTCGTGAGGCTTTGGGGGAACTGCGCGAGCGGGGAATTGTCGAGACCCGCAGAGGCCGGAGCGGGGGAACTTTTGTCGTCAGCCAGCCACGCACCCAGACCGACGTCATTCGGGATTGGTTCCTCTCGACCTCAATTTCGGAAATACGTGACATCGGAGACGAACATTCAGCCATAGCGGCCACTACCGTCCGCTTGGCCTGTGAACGTGCCGAAGCACACGACTTCGAGCGTCTTCAGGAGCTTGCACGGGCGCTGGTACTGGCCGATAGCCCCGAAGTGCGTGCACCTGCTGACAGCCGCTTCCACATCGAGTTGGCAATCGCCGCGCAATCACCGCGGCTTGCCAACGCCGAAATCCGGCTTCAGGAAGAAACCGTCCAACAGCTATGGACCCCCCTCACCGTCACATTTGACCCCGAACAGGCAACCGCTGAACACTTGGAATTGGTCCGGGCAATCGCCCAGGACCAACCCGAGAAGGCCCAGAAACTTGTCCTTGAGCACATCCGGCGAAACATTTTCCACCTGATCGACAAGAAACTCACCCTCGGCTACGCCCAATCAACCCAGGATGGTCAATGAAGCCCAGCGCTGAAGTCGTACATGCTGCCACAGCCCTTTCTTCCTGGCTGAGCGGCGTCTGCACGGAGGTCAATAGGCTCTCCAGCGACGTTTCTTCCCTCCTTGAACGAAATCAAGCGGGCAAGTCTAGGATCGATAGGGCTGCCCTAAAAGGATTGGACGAATATCCTCGGGAGTTCCTAACCAGAAACGCTTTTGCAGCCGGAGCCGGGACCTTCTTCGCAGTGGACACCCTCGAGGAGGGTGTGCCGGCTTTGGACTGGTGGGCGCGCAAGGAATCCGGTGCCGTCGGAAGGCTGGATTTAGACATGACTCCAGGCAGCAGCCGTTATTACGACTATGAGAGGCTGCCGTTCTTCTCGACTGCCGCTTCCACGGGTGAGCAGAGCCTTTGGGGGCCATATGTGGACTTTCTCGGCTTCGAGGAATACATCCTCACCTTTGCGGCGCCGGTTTCCGTTCAAGGACGATTTATGGGGGTGGCTGCCTGCGACATCCGGATTAGGGACTTGGAGGCCCTCATCATGCCAACCCTGCGCGGCATCCCAGGAGATGCCGCCCTCGTCAACGCCAGCAACCGCGTCATACTCGGCAACTCCGGGCAGTACTTGGTTGGCGAGAGGATCAAATCCGGATCCCCGGACCAGCCTCGAGTTCCTCTGGATGTTCCCCACCTCGGGCTCTCCCTCATCTACACGACCTAGCTGCACCGAGCCGGGACGTTGTTGACATGTGGGGCTTGAAAACGAGGAGGACCTCCGGGCTAAGTGGAGCTGTCTAGTTCACACACTTTGCGCTCGGAGGTCCTCGTGTCCCACGTTAGTGCCCGACTGACAGTTCATGGAAGACGCCTGATCGTTGACCGTGTGGCCGCAGGCCGCCCGGTCGCCCATATCGCGGCGGAGCTGGGCGTGTCCCGGCAGACCCCGTACCGGTGGGTCAGGAGGTTCCGGGCCGAGGGCGCGGCCGGCCTGCCGGACCGCTCGAGCCGGCCGCGGT from Arthrobacter sp. NicSoilB8 harbors:
- the zwf gene encoding glucose-6-phosphate dehydrogenase — protein: MSLTSVESSARPGHKSGRNPLREPRDRRLNRIAGPSSLVLFGVTGDLARKKLMPAVYDLANRGLLPPSFALVGFARRKWENEDFAAEVKESVKAYARTPFDETVWKQLSEGIRFVQGEFDDDEAFKRLSETIDELDEQRGTRGNHAFYLSIPPKAFEQVCRQLSKHGLAQAEGDKWRRVVIEKPFGHDLESARQLNDIVESVFPPDAVFRIDHYLGKETVQNILALRFANQLFEPLWNANYVDHVQITMAEDIGTGGRAGYYDGVGAARDVIQNHLLQLLALTAMEEPISFNADDLRAEKEKVLAAVRLPHDLSTHSARGQFTGGWQGGEEVLGYLEEEGIPADSKTETFAAIRVDINTRRWSGVPFYLRAGKRLGRRVTEIAVVFKRAPNLLFRDHSEDDFGQNAVVIRVQPDEGATIRFGSKVPGTQMEVRDVTMDFGYGHSFTESSPEAYERLILDVLLGEPPLFPRHAEVELSWKILDPFEDYWASLPEQPEPYRPGSWGPASADELLARDGRTWRRP
- a CDS encoding glucose-6-phosphate dehydrogenase assembly protein OpcA; this translates as MIVDLPDTTTSKISKKIMALREQGGVIALGRVLTLVVVTRSGLEEEAIEAANEASREHPCRIIVLADAGASAPTRLDAQIRVGGDAGASEVILLRGYGELAEESESLVAALLLPDAPIVAWWPHGAPRNACQTSIGSIAHRRITDSANEADPVAALENIRATYKAGDTDLAWTRLTNWRIQLAAVLDQVDDSPVTAVAVEGASDSPSTILLAAWLTLALDVPVTIVADPAGTGIRRVRLTRPGGDIQLFRPGLTIAELTQPGQPAQRISLPRRSLKDCLAEELRRLDPDEVFGETVRSLDTSKMHQETDMTFTCNGEPRRNRDLQSLIAV
- a CDS encoding MBL fold metallo-hydrolase, which produces MTVTIENLVTSGIFSLDGGTWDVDNNVWIVGNDYECVIIDSPHDAAAIINQVRGRKVLAILLTHAHNDHIGAAREVAEALGAPIHLNPEDLVLWKQAYPDTEPDRYHGDGDVFEVGGTALLAIHTPGHSPGSTCFYLESEGTVFTGDTLFNGGPGATGRSYSDYPTILASIRDRLLTLPEDTVVRTGHGESTTIGAERETLAKLSR
- the hxlB gene encoding 6-phospho-3-hexuloisomerase: MTTTAGAVRTGYSSTDDIVRNLSLVRDEIADTAAKIDEQQIADLARHLSQPGRVFVAGAGRSGLVLRMAAMRLMHLGLNVHIAGDTTTPAIASGDLLLVASGSGTTSGVVKSAETAAKAGARIAAFTTNASSPLAGLADALVIIPAAQKTDHGSSVSRQYSGSLFEQVLFLATEALFQSLWDNTDVPAEELWLRHANLE
- a CDS encoding cache domain-containing protein, with the translated sequence MKPSAEVVHAATALSSWLSGVCTEVNRLSSDVSSLLERNQAGKSRIDRAALKGLDEYPREFLTRNAFAAGAGTFFAVDTLEEGVPALDWWARKESGAVGRLDLDMTPGSSRYYDYERLPFFSTAASTGEQSLWGPYVDFLGFEEYILTFAAPVSVQGRFMGVAACDIRIRDLEALIMPTLRGIPGDAALVNASNRVILGNSGQYLVGERIKSGSPDQPRVPLDVPHLGLSLIYTT
- a CDS encoding FCD domain-containing protein; translation: MDRITKAIGLGLLKVGERLPPEAALSEMFGVGGATLREALGELRERGIVETRRGRSGGTFVVSQPRTQTDVIRDWFLSTSISEIRDIGDEHSAIAATTVRLACERAEAHDFERLQELARALVLADSPEVRAPADSRFHIELAIAAQSPRLANAEIRLQEETVQQLWTPLTVTFDPEQATAEHLELVRAIAQDQPEKAQKLVLEHIRRNIFHLIDKKLTLGYAQSTQDGQ
- a CDS encoding S-(hydroxymethyl)mycothiol dehydrogenase: MVHKVQAVIAREKNAPVSLETILVPDPGPGEALVDILTCGVCHTDLHYKQGGIGDDFPYLLGHEATGVVSAVGSDVTQIRPGDRVILNWRAVCGECRACAKGEPQYCFNTHNATQKMTLEDGTELSAALGIGAFAEKTLVAAGQCTRVDEDADAAAVGLLGCGVMAGIGAAINTGEVKRGESVAVIGCGGVGIAAIAGAKLAGATTIIAVDIDANKVEMARSLGATHGVDSSREDPVEAIRSLTGGNGADVVIDAVGRPETYRQAFYARDLAGRVVLVGVPTPGAKLELPLLDVFGRGGSLKSSWYGDCLPSRDFPMLVAHYKLGNLDLDAFVTERITIDQVEEAFAKMHDGKVLRSVVEIQSLKELS
- the hxlA gene encoding 3-hexulose-6-phosphate synthase; translation: MKLQVAIDLLTTEAALELAGQVAEFVDIIELGTPLIKAEGLSVITAIKNAHPDKVVFADLKTMDAGELEADIAFKAGADLVTVLGAADDSTIAGAVKAAKAHNKGIVVDLIGVADKVTRAKEVRALGAKFVEMHAGLDEQAKPGFDLNGLLRAGAEARVPFSVAGGVKLATIADVQKAGADVAVAGGAIYGAADPALAAKQLRAAIN